The Ornithinibacillus sp. 4-3 region TCCAGGCTTTCTTTATGATGTTTCTCAAGTTAGACATGTAAACGAAATTTTAACAATTACAGATATCCTTATCACAGACTATTCTTCTATTCCATTTGAATTTTCCTTGTTGAAAAAGCCTATGTACTTCTTTCCTTATGATTTATTTGAATATATGGAGGAAAGAGGTTTTTATGAGCCATATGAATCACTAGTACCTGGCCCAATTGCCTTTGAAACAAAAGAGTTGATTCAAATGATTAAAGAGAATGCTTATTCTCCTGAGAGATTGGAGCGATTCCAGCACCAATGGAATACTTATTCAACAGGTGATGCAAGCCTTCAACTAATTCAGGCCATTTATCCAGAAGAAACGAAAGAGCAGGATGTAGCTATACTAAAAGAATAAAGTACAGCCTGACGACCTTTTAACATTTTGCAACAAAATTGTAAAGTTTTTATCTCAATGAAAACTATGTTTTAAAAGTATTTTCGTGTAGAATATAAAATAATGTGCAATATTTGTTGAATTGGTAATTTATAAAAGTGATTATTGGATATCATGTTAATTTGGAAAGGGTATTATTATGACAAATACAAGAATTGTTAGAAGGCGAGTTCAACAAAACCAACCACCGCCTCCTAAGAAAAAAAGAAAAGTTTTAAAACGTATATTTCTTGTTCTACTCCTTGCCTTTTTAAGTGTCCTTGGATACGGAACATATTTATACGTCAAAGCTGGCAATACATTGTCTGATTCTTATGTGAATGATGGCAGGGAAAAATCAGAGTTACGGGATGAATTTGTTGATCCTACTAAGGATAATATTTCCATGTTAATTATGGGAGTAGATACGAGTGAAAAACGTGAAGGTGCTGGAACTCCTAGGACAGATGCACTAATGGTAGCAACATTCAATAAAAATGATAAAAGTGTAAATTTACTCAGTATTCCTAGAGACTCTTATGTGTATATCCCAGAGGTAGATCGTGAAACTAAGATCAACCACGCACATGCATATGGAGGCCCGAATGCGACAATTGATACTGTAGAAAATTTATTAGATATTCCAATTGATTATTGGATAACATTAAATTTTGAAGCATTTATCGATGTAGTAGATGCTATCGGCGGAATTACAGTTGATGTTCCATATGACTTTGAAGAGCAAGATTCCAAAGATAGAGCAGGAGCTATTTCCTTGAAAGAAGGAATTCAAGATTTAGATGGTGAAGAAGCACTTGCACTTGCAAGAACACGTAAAAAAGATTCTGATGTAATGCGTGGGCAAAGACAACAAGATATTATTAAGGCCATTGCCAAAAAGAGTGTATCTTTAGGGTCTGTCTTCAAATATGATGATATTATTGATGCTGTTGGAAAGAACATGTCTACCAATATGAAATTTGCAGAAATGAGAGCATTGGTTCATTATGCGACAACCAACCTTGATATTGAAACATTCACTTTAGAAGGTGAAGATTACTGGCCACCAGGTAGTGCTTATTACTGGATGATTGATGAAGAAGCACTAGGAGAAACAAAAGCTATGTTACAAAAACATTTAGATATAACTAGACCTACTGTGGTACAATAAATTGTTCTAAAATTAGTTAAAGATACTAACCAAATAAAAACTGATGACTGTCCTCTTGATTGTTGATTCTAACAATGAGGGGGCAGTTTTCTTATGACATAATTATTCATTTAAATATAATTTGCCACTTGTAATAAAATGTTCAATTTATTAATTCAATTGAAATGTTATTATTAGGAGCATAGAAATGTTATAGTATATTTAAGTTATTTCATGCGAACATTTATGTATTATTCCTTTTATACACAACATAGTGAAAGAAAATGATTACAAATTGGAATTTGTAATCATTTTCTCATACCAAAACATAGTCCTTTTGGTTTGGGCATAAAGATTTATTTATTTCCAACTCAAAAACCCTGTTAATTTCCCCTTAAAATCTACCAAATTTTCAAAATAAACATCTTTGACAGAAATTTAAAATTTCGATATGATGTAACCTAGATGTTTTTAATTAAGAAGAGGAATTGTAAGCGCTATCTAAAATTAATCAATCATATTTAAGGGGGATTTTTCTATGTATTTAAGTAAAACTCGCATCCTATTAGCATTCGGATTACTGCTTGCTGTATTAATTGGGTGCTCCTCTAACTCTGACGGGGGCTCAGACACAGATAATGAGCAACAAGAGGGAGAAGAACAGACACAAGAAGGCGGTACCTTAAACTTCGCTTTTCATTTACAACCACCATCCTTAGATCCACATACGAATACAGATATTGGAACTCGTGATATTTCCCAGCATATTTTCGAAGCTTTGGTAACAATGAATTCTAGTTTAGAGGTTGAACCAATGCTAGCAGAGGATTTTGAAATTAGCGATGATGGGAAAGAAGTAACCTTCAATTTAAGAGAAGGTATACTATTCCACAATGGTGAGGAAATGACTGCTGAAGATGTTATCGCATCATTAGAGAGATGGCAATCGCTTTCTTCTCAAGCACAGACATATCATGGTGAAACAACATTTGAAGCGGCTGATGAGTACACTGTCATTGCACATATTCCAAATCCAAGTACAATGGACATGTATATTTTCGCTGACATGACACAATTTGCTGCAATTATGCCAAAAGAAATAGTAGAAGAAGCAGGAGCCGAAATTGTTAGTGACTATATTGGTACAGGTCCATATCAATTCTCTGAATTTCGTCAAGACCAATATGTACATTTAGTTCGCAATGAAAACTATCAATCTCGTACTGAAGCATCAGATGCTTTAGCAGGCGAAAAGAAAGCTATTTTAGACGAAATCTATTTCCACTTTGTAACAGATGCTTCTACTCGTGTTGCAGGCTTACAATCTGGAGAATATGATATTGCAAATGCCATTCCACAGGATTCTGCAATGCAGTTAGAGTCAAGTGAAGATATCCAGCTTAATATTGCTGCTAACTCTTTTCCGACATTGATTTTTAATAAGAGCAATGGAGTATTTTCTGATTTAGAATTCAGAAAAATTGCTAATACAGCCATCAACGTGGAAGATATGCTGATTGCAGCATATGGTAA contains the following coding sequences:
- a CDS encoding LCP family protein, with translation MTNTRIVRRRVQQNQPPPPKKKRKVLKRIFLVLLLAFLSVLGYGTYLYVKAGNTLSDSYVNDGREKSELRDEFVDPTKDNISMLIMGVDTSEKREGAGTPRTDALMVATFNKNDKSVNLLSIPRDSYVYIPEVDRETKINHAHAYGGPNATIDTVENLLDIPIDYWITLNFEAFIDVVDAIGGITVDVPYDFEEQDSKDRAGAISLKEGIQDLDGEEALALARTRKKDSDVMRGQRQQDIIKAIAKKSVSLGSVFKYDDIIDAVGKNMSTNMKFAEMRALVHYATTNLDIETFTLEGEDYWPPGSAYYWMIDEEALGETKAMLQKHLDITRPTVVQ
- a CDS encoding ABC transporter substrate-binding protein yields the protein MYLSKTRILLAFGLLLAVLIGCSSNSDGGSDTDNEQQEGEEQTQEGGTLNFAFHLQPPSLDPHTNTDIGTRDISQHIFEALVTMNSSLEVEPMLAEDFEISDDGKEVTFNLREGILFHNGEEMTAEDVIASLERWQSLSSQAQTYHGETTFEAADEYTVIAHIPNPSTMDMYIFADMTQFAAIMPKEIVEEAGAEIVSDYIGTGPYQFSEFRQDQYVHLVRNENYQSRTEASDALAGEKKAILDEIYFHFVTDASTRVAGLQSGEYDIANAIPQDSAMQLESSEDIQLNIAANSFPTLIFNKSNGVFSDLEFRKIANTAINVEDMLIAAYGNENYYVKDHALVQEEQAGWYSEAGKDIFETYDPELAKEMLEESDYDGEEIVILTSRENPDEYNMSVVAEESLKSIGMNVTLAESDWGTVLEKREDEEAWDIFFTSFAMRPMPTQYLFLNQGWFGWTDSEELRSLGEQIVNAGSIEEAQQFKDDYHQAFWEYLPVIKPGNKTGITALRSNVEGFDYLTGPIVWNVTIDK